The following are encoded in a window of Qipengyuania soli genomic DNA:
- a CDS encoding GAF domain-containing protein, protein MFDFRPADDCPKPEAYRQLVDAADALTSGERDAVANMANIAALLWDFLPDLNWAGFYRVVEGELVLGPFIGRPACIRIAMGSGVCGAAAATGESQLVEDVHAFPGHIACDAVTNSELVVPVLRDGKVTAVIDLDSPIPARFDLEDQAGIERLASVIATRI, encoded by the coding sequence ATGTTCGATTTTCGCCCTGCGGACGACTGTCCCAAGCCCGAAGCCTATCGCCAGCTCGTCGATGCGGCGGACGCTTTGACGTCGGGAGAGCGCGACGCCGTGGCAAACATGGCCAACATCGCCGCGCTGCTGTGGGACTTCCTGCCTGACCTCAACTGGGCGGGCTTCTACCGGGTAGTCGAGGGCGAACTGGTTCTCGGGCCCTTCATCGGGCGTCCTGCTTGCATCCGCATCGCGATGGGCTCTGGTGTGTGCGGCGCAGCGGCAGCAACTGGAGAGTCCCAGCTGGTCGAGGACGTCCACGCATTCCCCGGGCACATCGCCTGCGACGCCGTGACCAATTCCGAACTGGTCGTCCCTGTCCTGCGCGACGGGAAGGTCACGGCCGTGATCGACCTCGACAGCCCCATTCCGGCTCGTTTCGATCTCGAGGACCAAGCCGGGATCGAACGTCTTGCGTCCGTCATCGCAACCCGCATTTAG
- a CDS encoding glycine zipper 2TM domain-containing protein produces the protein MSALRTLALCSAPIALAGGAASAQEAISYETGEYTYAQEGQPNADPAPVVFREREVIQSIPSIDPDEELEVVAVDSTPEPNVVNPVGHTAPRILYAYPAVYAQPPAPGSASRVIYREGDPRASRTYSYVYEGSAPMVPPGGRIVHFDSDAWLAECRRRIAPVTYYEEDGNGEVAGALIGAAAGGLIGNRVAGHGHRATGTLLGAGIGALAGAAIGDAVDDRTVAGEGEDRSGQCEAYLDGYMESARTGGFHGHTSASGEYMLVPVTVMVPQRAIYADGTPFER, from the coding sequence ATGTCTGCGCTGCGCACCCTTGCCCTGTGTTCCGCCCCGATCGCGCTAGCTGGAGGCGCTGCCTCCGCGCAGGAGGCCATCTCGTATGAGACCGGAGAGTACACCTACGCACAGGAAGGCCAGCCGAACGCCGACCCGGCACCTGTGGTATTCCGCGAGCGGGAGGTGATCCAGTCGATTCCTTCCATTGATCCGGACGAGGAATTGGAGGTCGTCGCGGTCGATTCCACTCCCGAGCCCAACGTGGTGAATCCTGTTGGCCATACGGCACCGAGGATACTCTACGCCTATCCGGCGGTTTACGCGCAGCCGCCTGCGCCGGGGAGCGCGTCTCGCGTGATCTACCGCGAAGGAGATCCGCGAGCTTCTCGGACATATTCCTACGTTTACGAGGGTTCGGCTCCCATGGTGCCCCCGGGCGGGCGGATCGTCCATTTCGACAGTGACGCCTGGCTTGCCGAATGTCGCCGCCGCATCGCCCCGGTCACCTACTACGAAGAGGACGGCAATGGCGAAGTGGCGGGCGCACTGATCGGCGCTGCTGCAGGGGGCCTTATCGGGAATCGGGTCGCCGGGCACGGTCATCGTGCGACCGGCACGCTCCTTGGCGCAGGGATTGGAGCGCTTGCAGGCGCTGCAATCGGCGACGCGGTCGACGATCGCACAGTCGCCGGCGAGGGCGAGGATCGATCGGGGCAGTGCGAAGCCTATCTTGACGGTTACATGGAGAGTGCCCGCACCGGGGGCTTCCACGGCCATACCTCCGCCTCCGGTGAATACATGCTTGTCCCGGTCACCGTCATGGTGCCCCAGCGTGCCATCTACGCTGACGGCACCCCGTTCGAGCGATAG
- a CDS encoding ParB/RepB/Spo0J family partition protein: MSDATSPARMIDRKKKLGKGLGALLGETRREEPLVRQDATEVGQSLSAASGPKIVTTGLASIPVADISPLPGQPRTHFREEALDELASSIAARGVIQPIIVRPMGAGRYQLVAGERRWRAAQRARLHEIPAVVRDLDQREVMALALIENLQREDLNPLEEARAYQKLADDEGMTQAEIAKLVDKSRSHVANFQRLLALPDDVLALLADGALSMGHARALIGNEEASSLARRAVEQKLSVREIEKLARAVGREPVAPRKPAPSRSGENDADISAVQGHLEEFLGMQVRIKTEDSPNTGTVTIRYRTLDQLDLICQRLTGGDI; the protein is encoded by the coding sequence ATGAGCGACGCAACGAGTCCCGCACGAATGATCGATCGCAAGAAGAAGCTCGGCAAGGGCCTGGGTGCGCTCCTTGGCGAGACACGTCGCGAGGAGCCGCTGGTTCGCCAGGACGCAACCGAGGTCGGCCAGTCCCTATCTGCAGCGAGTGGTCCGAAGATTGTCACCACTGGCCTTGCGTCCATCCCGGTGGCCGACATTTCGCCGCTCCCAGGTCAGCCGCGCACGCATTTCCGCGAGGAAGCCTTGGACGAACTGGCCTCCTCGATCGCGGCTCGGGGCGTCATCCAGCCCATTATTGTCCGCCCCATGGGTGCTGGTCGCTACCAGCTGGTAGCCGGCGAGCGTCGCTGGCGCGCGGCACAGCGGGCGCGCCTGCACGAGATCCCGGCTGTCGTGCGTGACCTCGACCAGCGCGAGGTCATGGCCCTGGCGCTGATCGAGAACCTCCAGCGCGAAGACCTCAATCCGCTCGAAGAAGCGCGGGCTTATCAAAAGCTTGCCGATGATGAGGGCATGACCCAGGCGGAGATCGCCAAGCTTGTCGACAAGTCGCGCAGCCATGTGGCGAACTTCCAGCGCCTTCTCGCCCTGCCGGACGACGTGCTTGCCCTGCTTGCAGATGGCGCATTGTCCATGGGGCACGCGCGCGCGCTGATCGGGAACGAGGAAGCCTCATCGCTCGCCCGTCGCGCCGTCGAACAGAAACTGTCGGTGCGGGAGATCGAAAAGCTGGCGCGGGCGGTCGGCAGGGAGCCTGTGGCACCCCGCAAACCGGCTCCCTCGCGATCAGGCGAGAACGATGCTGATATCTCGGCTGTGCAGGGCCACCTCGAGGAGTTCCTCGGGATGCAGGTCCGCATCAAAACCGAGGATTCGCCCAACACGGGCACGGTCACCATTCGCTATCGCACCCTCGACCAGCTTGACCTCATCTGTCAACGCCTGACCGGCGGCGATATTTGA
- a CDS encoding ParA family protein, with protein MITVAIANQKGGVGKTTTAINIATAMAATGWKTLLIDLDPQGNASTGLGIEAAARVNTSYDLLLDQATLAECVQPTDIPGLDIVTATQDLSGAEVELVSVDDRTSRLTSALAQQGKDGFAGYDVCFIDCPPSLGLLTLNALCAADTLLVPLQCEFFALEGLSQLLQTVERIQQGFNANLGIVGVVLTMFDRRNRLTDQVADDVRDCLGNLVFENVIPRNVRLSEAPSHGMPALVYDHNCPGSRAYIGLARELIGRLSEKRKAA; from the coding sequence ATGATCACCGTTGCGATCGCGAATCAGAAGGGTGGGGTGGGCAAGACCACCACGGCCATCAATATTGCGACAGCAATGGCGGCGACGGGGTGGAAAACACTCCTGATCGACCTCGATCCTCAGGGTAATGCGTCGACGGGACTGGGTATCGAAGCTGCTGCACGGGTGAACACCAGCTACGACTTGCTCCTCGACCAGGCGACGCTCGCCGAATGTGTCCAACCCACTGATATTCCCGGATTGGATATCGTTACGGCCACGCAGGACCTTTCCGGTGCCGAGGTCGAGCTTGTTTCGGTTGATGACCGCACCTCGCGTCTCACCTCGGCTCTTGCGCAACAAGGCAAGGATGGTTTCGCCGGCTACGATGTATGTTTCATCGACTGCCCACCTTCACTCGGGCTGCTGACACTCAATGCCCTATGCGCTGCCGATACGCTGTTGGTGCCGCTGCAGTGCGAATTCTTCGCCCTCGAGGGCCTGAGCCAGCTCCTCCAGACCGTCGAGCGTATCCAGCAGGGATTCAACGCAAATCTGGGTATCGTCGGCGTAGTCCTGACGATGTTCGACCGGCGCAACCGCCTCACCGACCAGGTGGCCGACGATGTGCGCGATTGCCTGGGCAACCTCGTGTTCGAGAACGTCATTCCGCGAAATGTGCGTCTTTCCGAAGCGCCGAGCCATGGGATGCCGGCGCTCGTCTATGATCACAATTGCCCTGGTAGCCGTGCCTACATCGGACTCGCGCGCGAATTGATCGGCAGGTTGTCAGAAAAGAGGAAGGCCGCATGA